The Phyllopteryx taeniolatus isolate TA_2022b chromosome 17, UOR_Ptae_1.2, whole genome shotgun sequence genome window below encodes:
- the aff4 gene encoding AF4/FMR2 family member 4 isoform X2: MAFHAGNMNREDRNVLRMKERERRNQEIQQGGGEAFTANSPLFPEPYKVSSKEDKLSSRIQSMLGNYDEMKEPIGEALPKLSTKPSNSSSSAEEKSGAPLFGENQRGGGSGQSSKWTPVGPASAGASSQSQKRSGLQGGHSSQRGSGGSSGSSSGSQRHSEKKSNKHSGASEHSKSHTSSPAKGSLSSSGGNSHSRSSLAAEQHHSKERYRSKSPRDREANWDSPSRVHTSFPSGQHSSQAFPPSLMSKPGSMLQKPTAYVRPMDGQETAEAKSSQAESYSGQSHSSTMGEMKSNGKASLTKLKIPSQPVEGSGDSNCVDEILKEMTQSWPPPLTAIHTPCKTEPSKFPFPTKDSHSFSSGQKRGSSSKSSSSHQSKTCDDQPTMLEDDLKLSSSEDSDGEQDSAKNTSRNTSASHNSEGAEQSRDDSSSHSGSESSSGSDSESESSTTDSEANEPPRPASPEPEQPMANKWQLDNWFKKAAPPSPLDNNNVQTKSKKEGRDNSSGRGYSSQGGGSKDSSATGPSRDLRAAQKGGESGRGRQKSPAQSESSTGNRRPVGKKQPKKSEKPPVVEEPKGGLRVESEPAPEIPPHRPKAATKGSRKPSIKKEPKSSPRPSAAALAAAVDKRKAKTSSKSTREKSREFVDTDSSSSDSEGNDSIPSSSQTPKYTESIRTPVCVFSPMEEKELLSPLSDPEERYTSRQPPQVLIVKIDLSLLSRIPGRPYKEPTEIKVERDDSQDRDSKDFSKQSSEKSSSKAKRKHKNDEEGTKPDSKRSKLEEKSQSHHKSSSKESKRSLEKKEEPVPSPSIVGLQRMPKAEHPSRKRTVSQSSTSLSSGAGSGKEGGHSTKSTSNSKHRKGEDKGRSTRDGKEKSSKGCDNQLAVPPLSTDCSKLQRSKLPFEDRAHSADHYLQEAKKLKHNADALLDRFEKAIYYLDAVVSFIECGNALEKSAQEAKSPFPMYAETVELIKYTMKLKSYMAPDATPADKRVAVLCLRCQSLLHLRLFKLRKDSALKYSKTLTEQLKNSLSNTQAPSPGMGNKAAGMPSPVSPKLSPGTAGGYSSVSSSSSSTGSSVTIPQRIHQMAASYVQVTSNFLYATEVWDQAEQLAKEQKDFFQELDKVMGPLIFNTSSMTDLVRYTRQGLHWLRLDAKLVP; encoded by the exons TCTAGCAAAGAAGATAAACTGTCCAGCCGTATTCAGAGCATGCTGGGCAATTACGACGAGATGAAAGAACCAATTGGCGAGGCACTTCCGAAGCTTAGCACCAAACCCTCTAACAGCTCTTCTTCCGCCGAGGAGAAATCTGGCGCGCCTTTGTTCGGCGAGAACCAGCGAGGAGGTGGCAGCGGTCAAAGCAGTAAGTGGACTCCCGTCGGCCCCGCATCAGCTGGCGCCTCATCTCAGTCTCAGAAACGCTCCGGACTGCAAGGGGGGCACAGTAGCCAGAGGGGCAGCGGCGGCAGTagcggcagcagcagcggcagccAAAGACACAGCGAAAAGAAGTCGAATAAACACAGTGGCGCTTCCGAGCACTCAAAGTCGCACACATCGAGTCCAGCGAAGGGCTCTCTGAGTTCCTCTGGTGGCAACAGCCACTCGCGGAGCTCCTTAGCCGCCGAGCAGCATCACAGTAAGGAGCGCTACCGGTCCAAGTCCCCACGAGACCGAGAGGCCAACTGGGACTCGCCCTCGCGGGTTCACACCTCCTTCCCCAGCGGACAGCACTCAAGTCAGGCCTTCCCCCCGTCACTCATGTCCAAACCAGGCTCCATGCTCCAGAAGCCCACGGCCTATGTGAGGCCTATGGACGGCCAGGAGACTGCGGAAGCTAAGAGCTCGCAAGCAGAAAGCTACAGTGGACAGTCACACAGCAGTACTATGGGGGAGATGAAGTCCAATGGCAAGGCCTCACTCACCAAACTCAAGATCCCCTCGCAGCCTGTAGAG GGATCTGGAGATTCTAACTGCGTTGATGAGATTCTAAAG GAAATGACTCAGTCCTGGCCCCCTCCATTGACAGCAATCCACACCCCCTGCAAGACAGAGCCCTCCAAGTTTCCATTCCCCACCAAG GATTCTCACTCATTCTCAAGTGGACAGA AGCGAGGCAGTTCTTCCAAGAGCTCAAGCAGCCACCAGTCCAAAACTTGTGATGACCAGCCAAC TATGCTGGAAGATGACCTCAAGCTCAGCAGCAGCGAGGATAGTGATGGAGAACAGGACTCTGCCAAGAATACCTCAAGAAACACATCAGCAAG CCATAACAGTGAAGGAGCCGAGCAGTCAAGAGATGACTCGAGCAGTCACAGTGGCTCAGAAAGCAGCTCAGGTTCAGACAGCGAGAGTGAGAGCAGCACGACGGACAGCGAGGCCAACGAGCCCCCGCGGCCCGCTTCTCCCGAG CCCGAACAACCAATGGCTAACAAGTGGCAGCTGGACAACTGGTTCAAGAAGGCAGCCCCACCGTCGCCGCTGGATAacaataatgttcaaactaagaGCAAAAAGGAGGGCAGAGATAACAGCTCAGGGCGTGGTTATAGTAGCCAGGGAGGGGGATCGAAAGATTCCTCGGCAACGGGCCCAAGTAGGGACCTTCGGGCAGCACAAAAGGGTGGCGAGAGTGGCCGTGGTAGGCAGAAATCTCCAGCTCAGAGTGAGAGTAGCACAGGGAACCGGAGGCCCGTGGGGAAGAAACAGCCTAAAAAGTCTGAAAAGCCCCCGGTAGTGGAGGAGCCCAAAGGAGGGCTGAGGGTGGAAAGCGAGCCAGCACCTGAGATCCCCCCTCATCGACCCAAAGCGGCCACCAAGGGTTCTCGCAAGCCCAGCATAAAAAAGGAACCCAAATCCTCTCCCCGGCCCAGTGCAGCTGCCCTCGCCGCTGCCGTAGACAAGCGCAAGGCTAAAACAAGTTCCAAGTCAACACGTGAGAAGTCTCGGGAGTTTGTCGACACTGACTCCTCGTCATCGGACTCAGAGGGAAACGACAGCATCCCTTCATCCTCACAGACGCCAAAGTACACAGAGAGCATCAGGACGCCCGTGTGCGTGTTCTCCCCAATGGAGGAGAAGGAGCTGCTGTCTCCACTAAGTGACCCTGAGGAGCGCTACACCTCCAGGCAACCGCCGCAGGTTTTAATTGTCAAGATAG ATCTTAGTTTGCTATCGAGGATCCCTGGACGGCCATACAAAGAGCCCACAGAGATAAAAGTGGAGCGGGATGACTCCCAAGACAGAGACAGCAAAGACTTCAGCAAGCAAAGCTCAGAGAAGAGCTCGAGCAAGGCCAAGAGGAAGCATAAG AATGACGAGGAAGGCACCAAGCCAGACAGCAAGCGAAGCAAGCTGGAGGAAAAGTCTCAATCTCATCATAAAAGCAGCAGTAAAGA GTCAAAGAGGTCTttggagaagaaggaggagcCCGTGCCCTCTCCGTCCATTGTAGGCCTACAGCGGATGCCGAAAGCTGAGCATCCAAGCCGGAAGAGGACGGTCAGCCAGTCCTCCACGTCACTGTCTAGTGGGGCAGGCAGTGGCAAGGAGGGAGGCCACAGCACTAAGAGCACCTCCAACTCCAAACACAGAAAAGGGGAAGACAAGGGACGCAGCACTCGAGATGGCAAG GAGAAATCCTCCAAGGGATGTGATAACCAGCTGGCTGTGCCGCCACTCTCCACTGACTGTTCCAAGTTGCAAAGATCCAAGCTGCCGTTTGAGGACAG ggCCCATTCAGCAGATCATTACTTACAAGAAGCCAAGAAACTTAAACACAATGCTGATGCACTG CTAGACCGTTTTGAGAAGGCCATTTACTACCTGGACGCCGTGGTATCTTTCATCGAGTGCGGCAACGCCCTTGAGAAGAGCGCCCAGGAAGCCAAGTCTCCTTTTCCCATGTATGCTGAAACGGTGGAGCTTATCAA GTACACAATGAAGTTAAAGAGCTACATGGCCCCTGATGCGACTCCAGCAGACAAGCGGGTAGCTGTTCTATG CCTACGATGTCAGTCTCTGCTCCACTTGCGGTTATTCAAGCTGAGGAAAGACAGTGCTCTTAAATACTCCAAAACACTTACAGAGCAATTAAAG AACTCTCTAAGTAACACCCAGGCTCCCTCTCCTGGAATGGGAAA CAAGGCAGCGGGAATGCCTTCGCCAGTGTCCCCCAAGCTGTCTCCGGGCACGGCAGGCGGTTACTCGTcggtcagcagcagcagcagcagcactggCTCATCTGTGACCATACCTCAGCGCATCCACCAGATGGCTGCCAGCTATGTGCAGGTCACCTCCAACTTCCTGTATGCCACTGAGGTGTGGGACCAGGCGGAGCAGCTGGCCAAAGAGCAGAAAG actTCTTCCAGGAGTTGGACAAAGTGATGGGTCCTCTCATCTTCAACACCAGCAGCATGACCGACCTGGTGCGTTACACCCGGCAGGGCCTGCACTGGCTGCGACTGGACGCCAAGCTTGTTCCCTAG
- the aff4 gene encoding AF4/FMR2 family member 4 isoform X3, translating to MNREDRNVLRMKERERRNQEIQQGGGEAFTANSPLFPEPYKVSSKEDKLSSRIQSMLGNYDEMKEPIGEALPKLSTKPSNSSSSAEEKSGAPLFGENQRGGGSGQSSKWTPVGPASAGASSQSQKRSGLQGGHSSQRGSGGSSGSSSGSQRHSEKKSNKHSGASEHSKSHTSSPAKGSLSSSGGNSHSRSSLAAEQHHSKERYRSKSPRDREANWDSPSRVHTSFPSGQHSSQAFPPSLMSKPGSMLQKPTAYVRPMDGQETAEAKSSQAESYSGQSHSSTMGEMKSNGKASLTKLKIPSQPVEGSGDSNCVDEILKEMTQSWPPPLTAIHTPCKTEPSKFPFPTKDSHSFSSGQKRGSSSKSSSSHQSKTCDDQPTMLEDDLKLSSSEDSDGEQDSAKNTSRNTSASHNSEGAEQSRDDSSSHSGSESSSGSDSESESSTTDSEANEPPRPASPEPEQPMANKWQLDNWFKKAAPPSPLDNNNVQTKSKKEGRDNSSGRGYSSQGGGSKDSSATGPSRDLRAAQKGGESGRGRQKSPAQSESSTGNRRPVGKKQPKKSEKPPVVEEPKGGLRVESEPAPEIPPHRPKAATKGSRKPSIKKEPKSSPRPSAAALAAAVDKRKAKTSSKSTREKSREFVDTDSSSSDSEGNDSIPSSSQTPKYTESIRTPVCVFSPMEEKELLSPLSDPEERYTSRQPPQVLIVKIDLSLLSRIPGRPYKEPTEIKVERDDSQDRDSKDFSKQSSEKSSSKAKRKHKNDEEGTKPDSKRSKLEEKSQSHHKSSSKESKRSLEKKEEPVPSPSIVGLQRMPKAEHPSRKRTVSQSSTSLSSGAGSGKEGGHSTKSTSNSKHRKGEDKGRSTRDGKEKSSKGCDNQLAVPPLSTDCSKLQRSKLPFEDRAHSADHYLQEAKKLKHNADALLDRFEKAIYYLDAVVSFIECGNALEKSAQEAKSPFPMYAETVELIKYTMKLKSYMAPDATPADKRVAVLCLRCQSLLHLRLFKLRKDSALKYSKTLTEQLKNSLSNTQAPSPGMGNKAAGMPSPVSPKLSPGTAGGYSSVSSSSSSTGSSVTIPQRIHQMAASYVQVTSNFLYATEVWDQAEQLAKEQKDFFQELDKVMGPLIFNTSSMTDLVRYTRQGLHWLRLDAKLVP from the exons TCTAGCAAAGAAGATAAACTGTCCAGCCGTATTCAGAGCATGCTGGGCAATTACGACGAGATGAAAGAACCAATTGGCGAGGCACTTCCGAAGCTTAGCACCAAACCCTCTAACAGCTCTTCTTCCGCCGAGGAGAAATCTGGCGCGCCTTTGTTCGGCGAGAACCAGCGAGGAGGTGGCAGCGGTCAAAGCAGTAAGTGGACTCCCGTCGGCCCCGCATCAGCTGGCGCCTCATCTCAGTCTCAGAAACGCTCCGGACTGCAAGGGGGGCACAGTAGCCAGAGGGGCAGCGGCGGCAGTagcggcagcagcagcggcagccAAAGACACAGCGAAAAGAAGTCGAATAAACACAGTGGCGCTTCCGAGCACTCAAAGTCGCACACATCGAGTCCAGCGAAGGGCTCTCTGAGTTCCTCTGGTGGCAACAGCCACTCGCGGAGCTCCTTAGCCGCCGAGCAGCATCACAGTAAGGAGCGCTACCGGTCCAAGTCCCCACGAGACCGAGAGGCCAACTGGGACTCGCCCTCGCGGGTTCACACCTCCTTCCCCAGCGGACAGCACTCAAGTCAGGCCTTCCCCCCGTCACTCATGTCCAAACCAGGCTCCATGCTCCAGAAGCCCACGGCCTATGTGAGGCCTATGGACGGCCAGGAGACTGCGGAAGCTAAGAGCTCGCAAGCAGAAAGCTACAGTGGACAGTCACACAGCAGTACTATGGGGGAGATGAAGTCCAATGGCAAGGCCTCACTCACCAAACTCAAGATCCCCTCGCAGCCTGTAGAG GGATCTGGAGATTCTAACTGCGTTGATGAGATTCTAAAG GAAATGACTCAGTCCTGGCCCCCTCCATTGACAGCAATCCACACCCCCTGCAAGACAGAGCCCTCCAAGTTTCCATTCCCCACCAAG GATTCTCACTCATTCTCAAGTGGACAGA AGCGAGGCAGTTCTTCCAAGAGCTCAAGCAGCCACCAGTCCAAAACTTGTGATGACCAGCCAAC TATGCTGGAAGATGACCTCAAGCTCAGCAGCAGCGAGGATAGTGATGGAGAACAGGACTCTGCCAAGAATACCTCAAGAAACACATCAGCAAG CCATAACAGTGAAGGAGCCGAGCAGTCAAGAGATGACTCGAGCAGTCACAGTGGCTCAGAAAGCAGCTCAGGTTCAGACAGCGAGAGTGAGAGCAGCACGACGGACAGCGAGGCCAACGAGCCCCCGCGGCCCGCTTCTCCCGAG CCCGAACAACCAATGGCTAACAAGTGGCAGCTGGACAACTGGTTCAAGAAGGCAGCCCCACCGTCGCCGCTGGATAacaataatgttcaaactaagaGCAAAAAGGAGGGCAGAGATAACAGCTCAGGGCGTGGTTATAGTAGCCAGGGAGGGGGATCGAAAGATTCCTCGGCAACGGGCCCAAGTAGGGACCTTCGGGCAGCACAAAAGGGTGGCGAGAGTGGCCGTGGTAGGCAGAAATCTCCAGCTCAGAGTGAGAGTAGCACAGGGAACCGGAGGCCCGTGGGGAAGAAACAGCCTAAAAAGTCTGAAAAGCCCCCGGTAGTGGAGGAGCCCAAAGGAGGGCTGAGGGTGGAAAGCGAGCCAGCACCTGAGATCCCCCCTCATCGACCCAAAGCGGCCACCAAGGGTTCTCGCAAGCCCAGCATAAAAAAGGAACCCAAATCCTCTCCCCGGCCCAGTGCAGCTGCCCTCGCCGCTGCCGTAGACAAGCGCAAGGCTAAAACAAGTTCCAAGTCAACACGTGAGAAGTCTCGGGAGTTTGTCGACACTGACTCCTCGTCATCGGACTCAGAGGGAAACGACAGCATCCCTTCATCCTCACAGACGCCAAAGTACACAGAGAGCATCAGGACGCCCGTGTGCGTGTTCTCCCCAATGGAGGAGAAGGAGCTGCTGTCTCCACTAAGTGACCCTGAGGAGCGCTACACCTCCAGGCAACCGCCGCAGGTTTTAATTGTCAAGATAG ATCTTAGTTTGCTATCGAGGATCCCTGGACGGCCATACAAAGAGCCCACAGAGATAAAAGTGGAGCGGGATGACTCCCAAGACAGAGACAGCAAAGACTTCAGCAAGCAAAGCTCAGAGAAGAGCTCGAGCAAGGCCAAGAGGAAGCATAAG AATGACGAGGAAGGCACCAAGCCAGACAGCAAGCGAAGCAAGCTGGAGGAAAAGTCTCAATCTCATCATAAAAGCAGCAGTAAAGA GTCAAAGAGGTCTttggagaagaaggaggagcCCGTGCCCTCTCCGTCCATTGTAGGCCTACAGCGGATGCCGAAAGCTGAGCATCCAAGCCGGAAGAGGACGGTCAGCCAGTCCTCCACGTCACTGTCTAGTGGGGCAGGCAGTGGCAAGGAGGGAGGCCACAGCACTAAGAGCACCTCCAACTCCAAACACAGAAAAGGGGAAGACAAGGGACGCAGCACTCGAGATGGCAAG GAGAAATCCTCCAAGGGATGTGATAACCAGCTGGCTGTGCCGCCACTCTCCACTGACTGTTCCAAGTTGCAAAGATCCAAGCTGCCGTTTGAGGACAG ggCCCATTCAGCAGATCATTACTTACAAGAAGCCAAGAAACTTAAACACAATGCTGATGCACTG CTAGACCGTTTTGAGAAGGCCATTTACTACCTGGACGCCGTGGTATCTTTCATCGAGTGCGGCAACGCCCTTGAGAAGAGCGCCCAGGAAGCCAAGTCTCCTTTTCCCATGTATGCTGAAACGGTGGAGCTTATCAA GTACACAATGAAGTTAAAGAGCTACATGGCCCCTGATGCGACTCCAGCAGACAAGCGGGTAGCTGTTCTATG CCTACGATGTCAGTCTCTGCTCCACTTGCGGTTATTCAAGCTGAGGAAAGACAGTGCTCTTAAATACTCCAAAACACTTACAGAGCAATTAAAG AACTCTCTAAGTAACACCCAGGCTCCCTCTCCTGGAATGGGAAA CAAGGCAGCGGGAATGCCTTCGCCAGTGTCCCCCAAGCTGTCTCCGGGCACGGCAGGCGGTTACTCGTcggtcagcagcagcagcagcagcactggCTCATCTGTGACCATACCTCAGCGCATCCACCAGATGGCTGCCAGCTATGTGCAGGTCACCTCCAACTTCCTGTATGCCACTGAGGTGTGGGACCAGGCGGAGCAGCTGGCCAAAGAGCAGAAAG actTCTTCCAGGAGTTGGACAAAGTGATGGGTCCTCTCATCTTCAACACCAGCAGCATGACCGACCTGGTGCGTTACACCCGGCAGGGCCTGCACTGGCTGCGACTGGACGCCAAGCTTGTTCCCTAG
- the aff4 gene encoding AF4/FMR2 family member 4 isoform X1 — MGLASIMPLKPVCSNMNREDRNVLRMKERERRNQEIQQGGGEAFTANSPLFPEPYKVSSKEDKLSSRIQSMLGNYDEMKEPIGEALPKLSTKPSNSSSSAEEKSGAPLFGENQRGGGSGQSSKWTPVGPASAGASSQSQKRSGLQGGHSSQRGSGGSSGSSSGSQRHSEKKSNKHSGASEHSKSHTSSPAKGSLSSSGGNSHSRSSLAAEQHHSKERYRSKSPRDREANWDSPSRVHTSFPSGQHSSQAFPPSLMSKPGSMLQKPTAYVRPMDGQETAEAKSSQAESYSGQSHSSTMGEMKSNGKASLTKLKIPSQPVEGSGDSNCVDEILKEMTQSWPPPLTAIHTPCKTEPSKFPFPTKDSHSFSSGQKRGSSSKSSSSHQSKTCDDQPTMLEDDLKLSSSEDSDGEQDSAKNTSRNTSASHNSEGAEQSRDDSSSHSGSESSSGSDSESESSTTDSEANEPPRPASPEPEQPMANKWQLDNWFKKAAPPSPLDNNNVQTKSKKEGRDNSSGRGYSSQGGGSKDSSATGPSRDLRAAQKGGESGRGRQKSPAQSESSTGNRRPVGKKQPKKSEKPPVVEEPKGGLRVESEPAPEIPPHRPKAATKGSRKPSIKKEPKSSPRPSAAALAAAVDKRKAKTSSKSTREKSREFVDTDSSSSDSEGNDSIPSSSQTPKYTESIRTPVCVFSPMEEKELLSPLSDPEERYTSRQPPQVLIVKIDLSLLSRIPGRPYKEPTEIKVERDDSQDRDSKDFSKQSSEKSSSKAKRKHKNDEEGTKPDSKRSKLEEKSQSHHKSSSKESKRSLEKKEEPVPSPSIVGLQRMPKAEHPSRKRTVSQSSTSLSSGAGSGKEGGHSTKSTSNSKHRKGEDKGRSTRDGKEKSSKGCDNQLAVPPLSTDCSKLQRSKLPFEDRAHSADHYLQEAKKLKHNADALLDRFEKAIYYLDAVVSFIECGNALEKSAQEAKSPFPMYAETVELIKYTMKLKSYMAPDATPADKRVAVLCLRCQSLLHLRLFKLRKDSALKYSKTLTEQLKNSLSNTQAPSPGMGNKAAGMPSPVSPKLSPGTAGGYSSVSSSSSSTGSSVTIPQRIHQMAASYVQVTSNFLYATEVWDQAEQLAKEQKDFFQELDKVMGPLIFNTSSMTDLVRYTRQGLHWLRLDAKLVP; from the exons TCTAGCAAAGAAGATAAACTGTCCAGCCGTATTCAGAGCATGCTGGGCAATTACGACGAGATGAAAGAACCAATTGGCGAGGCACTTCCGAAGCTTAGCACCAAACCCTCTAACAGCTCTTCTTCCGCCGAGGAGAAATCTGGCGCGCCTTTGTTCGGCGAGAACCAGCGAGGAGGTGGCAGCGGTCAAAGCAGTAAGTGGACTCCCGTCGGCCCCGCATCAGCTGGCGCCTCATCTCAGTCTCAGAAACGCTCCGGACTGCAAGGGGGGCACAGTAGCCAGAGGGGCAGCGGCGGCAGTagcggcagcagcagcggcagccAAAGACACAGCGAAAAGAAGTCGAATAAACACAGTGGCGCTTCCGAGCACTCAAAGTCGCACACATCGAGTCCAGCGAAGGGCTCTCTGAGTTCCTCTGGTGGCAACAGCCACTCGCGGAGCTCCTTAGCCGCCGAGCAGCATCACAGTAAGGAGCGCTACCGGTCCAAGTCCCCACGAGACCGAGAGGCCAACTGGGACTCGCCCTCGCGGGTTCACACCTCCTTCCCCAGCGGACAGCACTCAAGTCAGGCCTTCCCCCCGTCACTCATGTCCAAACCAGGCTCCATGCTCCAGAAGCCCACGGCCTATGTGAGGCCTATGGACGGCCAGGAGACTGCGGAAGCTAAGAGCTCGCAAGCAGAAAGCTACAGTGGACAGTCACACAGCAGTACTATGGGGGAGATGAAGTCCAATGGCAAGGCCTCACTCACCAAACTCAAGATCCCCTCGCAGCCTGTAGAG GGATCTGGAGATTCTAACTGCGTTGATGAGATTCTAAAG GAAATGACTCAGTCCTGGCCCCCTCCATTGACAGCAATCCACACCCCCTGCAAGACAGAGCCCTCCAAGTTTCCATTCCCCACCAAG GATTCTCACTCATTCTCAAGTGGACAGA AGCGAGGCAGTTCTTCCAAGAGCTCAAGCAGCCACCAGTCCAAAACTTGTGATGACCAGCCAAC TATGCTGGAAGATGACCTCAAGCTCAGCAGCAGCGAGGATAGTGATGGAGAACAGGACTCTGCCAAGAATACCTCAAGAAACACATCAGCAAG CCATAACAGTGAAGGAGCCGAGCAGTCAAGAGATGACTCGAGCAGTCACAGTGGCTCAGAAAGCAGCTCAGGTTCAGACAGCGAGAGTGAGAGCAGCACGACGGACAGCGAGGCCAACGAGCCCCCGCGGCCCGCTTCTCCCGAG CCCGAACAACCAATGGCTAACAAGTGGCAGCTGGACAACTGGTTCAAGAAGGCAGCCCCACCGTCGCCGCTGGATAacaataatgttcaaactaagaGCAAAAAGGAGGGCAGAGATAACAGCTCAGGGCGTGGTTATAGTAGCCAGGGAGGGGGATCGAAAGATTCCTCGGCAACGGGCCCAAGTAGGGACCTTCGGGCAGCACAAAAGGGTGGCGAGAGTGGCCGTGGTAGGCAGAAATCTCCAGCTCAGAGTGAGAGTAGCACAGGGAACCGGAGGCCCGTGGGGAAGAAACAGCCTAAAAAGTCTGAAAAGCCCCCGGTAGTGGAGGAGCCCAAAGGAGGGCTGAGGGTGGAAAGCGAGCCAGCACCTGAGATCCCCCCTCATCGACCCAAAGCGGCCACCAAGGGTTCTCGCAAGCCCAGCATAAAAAAGGAACCCAAATCCTCTCCCCGGCCCAGTGCAGCTGCCCTCGCCGCTGCCGTAGACAAGCGCAAGGCTAAAACAAGTTCCAAGTCAACACGTGAGAAGTCTCGGGAGTTTGTCGACACTGACTCCTCGTCATCGGACTCAGAGGGAAACGACAGCATCCCTTCATCCTCACAGACGCCAAAGTACACAGAGAGCATCAGGACGCCCGTGTGCGTGTTCTCCCCAATGGAGGAGAAGGAGCTGCTGTCTCCACTAAGTGACCCTGAGGAGCGCTACACCTCCAGGCAACCGCCGCAGGTTTTAATTGTCAAGATAG ATCTTAGTTTGCTATCGAGGATCCCTGGACGGCCATACAAAGAGCCCACAGAGATAAAAGTGGAGCGGGATGACTCCCAAGACAGAGACAGCAAAGACTTCAGCAAGCAAAGCTCAGAGAAGAGCTCGAGCAAGGCCAAGAGGAAGCATAAG AATGACGAGGAAGGCACCAAGCCAGACAGCAAGCGAAGCAAGCTGGAGGAAAAGTCTCAATCTCATCATAAAAGCAGCAGTAAAGA GTCAAAGAGGTCTttggagaagaaggaggagcCCGTGCCCTCTCCGTCCATTGTAGGCCTACAGCGGATGCCGAAAGCTGAGCATCCAAGCCGGAAGAGGACGGTCAGCCAGTCCTCCACGTCACTGTCTAGTGGGGCAGGCAGTGGCAAGGAGGGAGGCCACAGCACTAAGAGCACCTCCAACTCCAAACACAGAAAAGGGGAAGACAAGGGACGCAGCACTCGAGATGGCAAG GAGAAATCCTCCAAGGGATGTGATAACCAGCTGGCTGTGCCGCCACTCTCCACTGACTGTTCCAAGTTGCAAAGATCCAAGCTGCCGTTTGAGGACAG ggCCCATTCAGCAGATCATTACTTACAAGAAGCCAAGAAACTTAAACACAATGCTGATGCACTG CTAGACCGTTTTGAGAAGGCCATTTACTACCTGGACGCCGTGGTATCTTTCATCGAGTGCGGCAACGCCCTTGAGAAGAGCGCCCAGGAAGCCAAGTCTCCTTTTCCCATGTATGCTGAAACGGTGGAGCTTATCAA GTACACAATGAAGTTAAAGAGCTACATGGCCCCTGATGCGACTCCAGCAGACAAGCGGGTAGCTGTTCTATG CCTACGATGTCAGTCTCTGCTCCACTTGCGGTTATTCAAGCTGAGGAAAGACAGTGCTCTTAAATACTCCAAAACACTTACAGAGCAATTAAAG AACTCTCTAAGTAACACCCAGGCTCCCTCTCCTGGAATGGGAAA CAAGGCAGCGGGAATGCCTTCGCCAGTGTCCCCCAAGCTGTCTCCGGGCACGGCAGGCGGTTACTCGTcggtcagcagcagcagcagcagcactggCTCATCTGTGACCATACCTCAGCGCATCCACCAGATGGCTGCCAGCTATGTGCAGGTCACCTCCAACTTCCTGTATGCCACTGAGGTGTGGGACCAGGCGGAGCAGCTGGCCAAAGAGCAGAAAG actTCTTCCAGGAGTTGGACAAAGTGATGGGTCCTCTCATCTTCAACACCAGCAGCATGACCGACCTGGTGCGTTACACCCGGCAGGGCCTGCACTGGCTGCGACTGGACGCCAAGCTTGTTCCCTAG